AcgatgttaaaataaaaacaactccATGAAATTAAAATCCGATTTCCCTCCCCAGCACCTCCTTTCTTAAAAACCACAAGCTATGAGTCCACAACTTCAGCCTGATATACTGCATCCTTTCAAACTCTATACTTCACCAcgtgaacatttttaaaaggttttccATTGGTTTTTAAGTGTGCTATTCCGAACATTATCCAGCTTTGCCTCTGTGACCATTTTATGCCtggaaacaaatgaaagcacTGAGGTCAGTGAAGCAGACCTACACGTCTGGAGAGCGCAAGGCTGTTGCCAAGAGAGCGGGACCTCTGCTTCCGTCTGGGGCAGCCACAAGGGGGGTCCATTGGGGAAGACGACAAAGCGGGGAGGAACCTTAGTTCTCTGTCCACTGTGGTAGAGTAAGAGATGCTAGAGTGTAAGTTTAGATACACAgcacggcagtgtagcatagcggttaaggagcagggctcataactgaaaggttgctggataACGTGTCAACACTAAAAAACTAACCTaggtaagttgctctggataagaacgtctgccaACCCtaaattgacaataatgtaatgacaaagACAGTGATGAAACCTGCAACCAGTTATTTTAACGCGCTTTCCCTTTTATGCATCcctttttggaatcaccagctGTACATCAGGCTTGTGACAACCTCCGCACTTGTGCAGGAGTGCTAGTGTGAGACGAAAGCCGCCCACTGACAGTGTACAGAACGCCAAAAGGGcagcaacaaacaaataatacaatgtaatataacagAGATACGAATGGGAAAGGTCATTTGGACAGCCCTGTACCTGCTGCGAAGGTAACACAAATATACATCATAGAAATAAGAATGGGAGAGAGGTCATTCTAGCAGTGCCATACCTGCTGTGTTGATGGCTTGCTGGAACACTCCCTGTTCACAGGGCTCCTCCTGCAAGAGGACAGATGGTCATCTTCTACACAGTGTAAAAGCTTCCCTCAAAGACTGCTGCCTTCTCAGTGGGAGCTCAGCCATTTGGAGGCAATAAGGCGGATGCCGCTTCAAAATATTCCTTTTAAGATTCAGGCAAGTTTTAGTTCAAAAGTCTATCACACCACTCTCTTTCCAATGTACTGCCCAGTGAGgcatcttaaaagaaaaaaattcagaggTCAGCAGATGGCCCCTGGCCAATGGCCCCTACCTCAGAGTCCACCTCAGTCTCAACCTCCTGAAGGTCGGGTGTTGGGATGGGGTTTAGTAGGAAGGAGGTGTCTTCAGTGGAGGAGTCCTCACACAAGGGCATCAGAGAGTTCCCAGGTGAGGAAACATTATCTGTATGGAACAATAAGCATATGAAACAGAACTGGCTTTAACTGGTCCATAGAACAGCTCTTGGCCCAGCATGCACCTCTTAGCCAGTGCACCAAAATGCAAGTTGTAACAAAGATACTACAGTTAAGGTACCTTTATGAGCAACCTTTCTTTTACGTGAAGACAAGAGTGTCATTTGGTCAACTGTTCGGATTTCGTCCATCAGCTGCTCATGTAGACTTGCTTCCTCTCTGGGCCGGGTCTTTAATTTTCGCTCTGAGACCTGTAGAACAAAAAGTGAATATTTAtgacaaaatgaatcaaatggTTAAATACAATAGTGATCTTGATAACTCCAAAAACAAGATGGTATAATAAGAACATCACTGCAATCAGCCTGTTTTCCAGGTGCACTACCACTACCTTCCCTATGTGACTTGCTGAATAAGAGGTGGGGCTGGGCTTAGTAAAAGGATAGGAGACCTTCTGGGACAGCTACCTTgtgtctgaaaatgtcatttgtgaGCCCACAGGAGTGGTCTTCTATTGGGACCAAGTTGAAAACCAATGCTTCCTTGTAATGTCTTCCATGAGATATTACACCATCAATAATTCCATATTTCTCAAATTCAGAATGTGGCCATCAACTGAGTCTCCAATTATTTAAATGGATAATTGTTGCTCTCCACCTCACTGAATGTATATGGATTATGGCACAAAATGGTTACTGTATACCAACCAGGGGTATACCACATTTGTGCTGGTGAGTTATATTTCCCCCACAAAGTTCTCTGACATCcttgaaagaaattaaaaagtactgtatgtaaaaaaaattatctaAAATGCAATGCTTTCCAAACTCACAGGTTTCAGTTTGGGCCTTGAGCAGATATATTCCAGGAGAGCTGCATGAGGGCCTGTCAACTTCTGCCTTTCTCCAACTGTCTGAGTGTGGAAGAACGAGAGGGCAATGTCAGTCAATACAGCAATGTGCCCTGAGGATACATGTACCAGCTGTCCTGGAAGCCCAGTTCCTtctgtctggggaaaaaaaataagcattttaacAACACACAGAGCCCaacaataaagcacaataaagGACAATGGGGAAAAATCAGCAGGGATGTTAAAACCACCATGTTAGGGAtatctgaaagaggaagagactTCAATCTACTGTAAGGAGGGACTCCATGCGTTTTCAGAGCAGAGGCACACCCAGTTTCATAAATTTCAACAACCACTGCAGCCCACATGGGGCGACTATTTGCCTGCACAGGAGCAAAGTGAAGACCGCAAGGGCCTCACCTGGACTTTGCGGAGGTTATACCTCCTCAGCTGGATGTCTTCTAGCAGCTGCTTGAATGGGGAGTAGTccatggggaggggggcgctgACATTTAACCGTTCCCCCCGGGGCCTGAGTTTTACTCCTCTGTTCAGTTCCTCCATCAACCGCTTCCACGAAAATGCCTGGGGGAGCAGACGGCACCGTCAACCATCCCACAGCCTTCGTCTCACATAAAGTGCTGATCTGTTCACGCTGACATTTTGTCTAGCGTGGTGCAGATCCAGAAAATGTGCAACATATGCTTACCCAGTTTGTTGCTTCTTGTGCAACGATTCTCCTGTCTGGTTCTATGATCAGCTTCTGGAGAGCCTGGTGATGTCAAAATCAGAGccaaactacattacattcaacaGCTATATTGTCAATGAATGTGTCTGCCCCAGGTCTACGTAAAAAAGTatgagaatttaaaaataaacagttaaaGCTTAACACCATGTTTAATTATAGCTATATTTTATGATTGACTGGTTGCACTAGCAGTGAGAAAGTTTGTATGTTTGGCTCTTGGTGGAATCGCAGAGCCCAGACATCATGCATCATGGCATGCATTTGAATATCTGGTACAACCAGGCTATAAACAAGCAATGTAACCTATCCCTGTGAACACTGCCACCAAAACCCACCTCCACCACACCGAAGCCAGCTAGCCTCTTACACCTCCTCCCTGGTGACTCTTTCCCCACCCCTGGCACTTGCTCAcctttttgttgtgctgtacGTTGTGAAAGTACCGGCACAGTTCCACTGTCTCCGAGAAAAGGGTGGAACAGACCGCTCTGTAGTGACGTGCTGCCTGGGCCGGGTCATACAGGCGGTTCTCACAGATCTGATGAGGTCAAAACACGATTCGGATCCCAACAGCAATGTGAAGCAGAACAGGGTAGGacagaacggggggggggggggggggggcttgattaaaaatgaaccaCAACAACCCTTCTttgtgtggcttgtgtgtgcAGGCAGGGCAGCCCACAGAGTGTAGCTCGCAGTAGGCTGACCCAATGGTTGCCGCTCAGACATACATACCTGGATGACCTCCGAGAACGTGCGTACATGCTGGAAGGAGTCATTCATGCCGAGGTTCACCTTGGTCATCTGGCACACCAGAGCCTCCAGGGTCTCGTTCAGCTCCCGCTCCACATTGCTGTCCAGACCCCAGTCCAGGCAGGAGTAGATCAGCCTTCCCAGGTTATCAACCATCTGGAGAAATGGGGCGGACACCATCAAAGAAGGGCTAGGACAGAGGATGTGGGAAAAGAAACTCACTCAACTCATTCTCACAGAATGAACTTTGTTTACCTTATCTTCAGTCTCAAatggaaaatctgaaagaaaaagtaCATGACAAAGAAGAAATATTCATTCAGCTCTTGAAaaaatttcattgaaaaaaaaatgtattcagttctTTCCCAACTAAATTTGTACAGGCTATAGGCTACAACCCAACCATTAACATCACagcaattcaaataaaacaggcgtattacaaaaaataaaggaCCACTTACCCATGCCCATGTCGTCCCCTGTAAGACAAACACTCCCATCATTCATCAGTAAAATGCTATCGGCGCCGGGGAATTGCAGCGTTTTACGGGACGTGTAGTACTCTCCTCTTCCCACACGTTTGTCCACAGACAGGAGGGTGCACAGTTGATAGCAAAGCGCCCATGCTTGTTCTTCGCTTACTGGCTGTTCCTGCAACTCCAGTATTTGACTCAGCGACATTTGACGGACAGTGGGAAGACATGTGGGACTGTCCATTTACTCTAGTTAAAAGTGCACTTTGGTCTTAGTGAGGCTGGTGATGAGGCCTAGTTAGCTAACGTCAACGGTTATTTATATCCGTGGTGGCCTAGCTATGCTGCGATCAAAttagtaaaaagtaaaaaaaaaaaaagcattcaaattaattcagGAAACGATATCAATacgaaaaaaaatatttcagtgcgATATATCCGTTTTACAGCGAAATGCTCAGTTTAACACTAACATAGACGGAAGACtagattttaaaatgcagaaagattacaaaagattttaaaatgtagagTGAATAGCCAGCTATACTTAAATTCTTTGTGGAAGAGAACGTTTAAGAAGCATCCACTAGCGGAGTCTTCGGTTCGAACATGAAACAGGATTACGAGACCTATCTCTTGTTTTACATGAAGGAAGTTTAGTGAATCCTCCCCATAATTAGCGGAATATCAAACACCTGGGCGGCTCTGCAACACTTGTCAAAAGCGACAATGTACCATTTATCACGACAGATATCTCGAGCGAATGATTATTAGGCAGCAAACACTTAGCGTTCAACAGGTTACAGCTAGGTCTGTGGAAAAAGGAATTCATAACACGAACgctaatttgaaaatgtttaaaaaacaaattagttCACAAATAATCTCCAGTTGCATGCATCTCAGCCTCGACTAAGTCCCTCCCTGGCCCCCTAGTGGTACAATCAGCTCTCTGCAACcatcaaaactgcaaaactgtCACTGACTAAAAACTCACCTGTTCAGGCTACATCCGTGAAGCCATTCTTAACACTTCACCAATCCTCACCATCAAATGAGATGTAATGTAAACCCTTGTGACTGGTTTATTGTGTGCTTACGTAACAAAACAGTTTAGGATTTTCACTATTTGCATTCCTGCATGACCTTTACGTAGCCGAATAAGAGTATCTGACTCATGAGTAATTACTACTTCTAAATAATAGGGAAAACTCAATAATTCATCTAAGTGGATGGCCAGGCCCACAAACTTCCCAAGTAGTCAATGTTTCacccctgcctgtctgcctcaaCTAGTGCTGTTATTAAACTCCCTAAGAGGGGAATGGCTCCCCCTATCTTCAATCCATCATCAGACTCTACACACCAGCCAGGTCACTCCGCTCTGCAACTTCAACAGGCCTGACTGTTAAATAAGTTAAACCAATATAATGTATCACAAACAGACACTATACTATAGTACACATAACCATTCTCAGATATTCtatttatgtaaatgcatgGCTACAATTTTTACTGAGGACAGTGTTCTTTTAGTGTTCCCTGTGCTTAAAAAACACCATATCCTGTTCGCTATCATTGGTTGACgagaatgaaaacaaagctCTCTATACAGGTCTTTGCaagttttctgaaaatgttttccacTTCCTTCAGCTGACAAGTggaaaatcaaaacaactgaaacaccCTTTCTCTTATCTTTTGGTTCTACTTGACTGATGCCACAGTAGCCCTGCACGTTGAGAAGGGAGGCATGTAACAAGGACTTGCAATTCACTTTCCAGAACTGCTGAGGACAGACAAACATGATGAAGCAATGTGTGGTGTAGTGAAACCGGTCAAAAATGTCAGCTACTACGTTTGAAGGCAGAGAAAACTCATTTGAACACAGACGCTCATGTTTGGAGTGATCCTCAAAAGTGACATGCAAGCGTGACAACCATGACAGCAACCGAGCTCGTTCAGATTTAaaattcagaaacacaattacaaCTACTTTCCCATCTCAAGAATTAGGACATATATTTATTCTTCAAAAACTTGATACAACACTTTCATgaattctttttatttctgcattttcctcTATGAGGGCAACAGTGTCCTaatcactgtcaaaaatgaaagatgtaTTAATCTGCTTAAGGTATAATGCATTTACACATAACTGGGATCATTTGTTTTGGAACAGTATTGGCAAAACAATATCCAGAATCTCATGATGCAGCAAGTGCACTGACATGgtataaattacaataatttttaCTTACCTTGTCATACATTCcatatataataaaaaacataataaatacatttcttatttATGTTACAACTGGAACAGCCAATTAAcccaataaacaaaaaaaaaaaacatgaaaatgtactgGATTTGAACAGTACTGACTCTTTCTAAAACCTCACTAGTGCCATCGAGCCAGAGTGAGCACTGATGTTTTCAGTCCAGTGAAGCCCATGTAAACAGCTACATCAACACTGGTCCCACTCACATTTacaaaacctttatttaaaaaaaaaaaaaaattccacaaattTGTTAATGCACAGAATAACATGTAGTGGTGTGTAGTCTAACGCATCAAAGACCCTCTACTTCAACTATGCAAACTGATTAATACAGAACTGTAGTACACTGTGCTCCCATTCTGCTTCTCTCAAGCTGTGTACATCTCATTCGGAGTCTTGGTAGTTATGATATATAGTTTGCAGCTGCCCATTATAGATCTAATTACTTTTTACACACTCACGCTGtgcagtttcacatttttatcaAGGTCTTCAAAAATCTGGGCGcccaaacataaaaatacatgaacaaaaaagtttaaataCGACTAAATTTATAAGGACACTGAAAACTTTGCTATGCATTGCCCCCCTTGCTTAATCAATATAAAGTTATATAAATCAATATTCTCCTTCATTCGCTTAATCATAGGAATAAAGTAGTAGAAAATTTAATTCAGCTTTGCGACAAAATTATACAATATAGgcttgtgacattttcattaccAGCACCCTAAACGTAATTAATCCagcatctgaaaacacaaatcGAGAACAACCTTCTAAAAAAACCTCACATTGCAGCGGGAGACAAACATCAATATCATAATTCTTATTAAAACAATTATCTGTACATGGTTAATTCATCTTTAGAAAAACACATGGGAAGAAAGCCGAAAAGACaattcacaaacatttacaatacaCAGGTTGACAGTACAGGTGTCATTTTGATTTCCTTCGCTTAGCCTGTGTAGGACTGGCACCAGTGTTTGAATCtgtgaggatgagagagagggagagaggcttaatttcagtaaaacaaaatcCAGGAGAACAAAGATGTCAGATGTACCTTGTTAATTAAAGAGACAATGCCTATTATTTCCTTcgggatcaataaagttttatCTTAATGAAGTTAAAATTATCAATAAAGTTTTATCGGATCTTAATCAATATTCCCCTGAATTCCTATAGATGTGgttgaacacacacagatataagAGGCATATGTACGTATAAATTCATTATGTATGCATACTTTcatttaccattattattatggttatgTCATGTATTCTGACGTGAAACCTTCCAAGTGCTTTcaaaaaatcaattataaaGCATACAGGCAGCTAATGAGCAGGATTAAGGACTGGTATGTGTGCTCTTTCTTGTTTGCATCAGCATTCTTGCAGCTGCTGTCAGTTCCTGACCTGTTCAGGAAGCTCAGGGAAAGGGGGACAGCAATGCATCTATTTCAGCTGAGAAAAACGAGTTCAT
This portion of the Megalops cyprinoides isolate fMegCyp1 chromosome 7, fMegCyp1.pri, whole genome shotgun sequence genome encodes:
- the zgc:114123 gene encoding protein spire homolog 1, whose amino-acid sequence is MDSPTCLPTVRQMSLSQILELQEQPVSEEQAWALCYQLCTLLSVDKRVGRGEYYTSRKTLQFPGADSILLMNDGSVCLTGDDMGMDFPFETEDKMVDNLGRLIYSCLDWGLDSNVERELNETLEALVCQMTKVNLGMNDSFQHVRTFSEVIQICENRLYDPAQAARHYRAVCSTLFSETVELCRYFHNVQHNKKALQKLIIEPDRRIVAQEATNWAFSWKRLMEELNRGVKLRPRGERLNVSAPLPMDYSPFKQLLEDIQLRRYNLRKVQTVGERQKLTGPHAALLEYICSRPKLKPVSERKLKTRPREEASLHEQLMDEIRTVDQMTLLSSRKRKVAHKDNVSSPGNSLMPLCEDSSTEDTSFLLNPIPTPDLQEVETEVDSEEEPCEQGVFQQAINTAVDRELRFLPALSSSPMDPPCGCPRRKQRSRSLGNSLALSRRRHQTEMRALKTCDRYRNWRICSCCAKRSLYFTWHNSCSLCNRVMCPECCIEMRLPFKWCVNLPMSFFKKIVLNKDCEQDVSDFWRQRWAWDSTRVPLVLDCRTSGSFPLHSLAMRDWHSQDICTGCKGFLLDACDSVFSLCPISVPKEI